One Lysinibacillus fusiformis genomic window carries:
- the fliJ gene encoding flagellar export protein FliJ, translating to MVSYIYRFDKVLTIREQEKNETEIAYKESVRSFEEIATKLYDLLKKKENLLEYQQQRLVIGSSIEEIHHYARFIDSLEKTIAEVQQKVVQARAKMNWHEEKLLEKNLEVRKFEKMREKDFRLFQKEQDRIEGIFLDEISSLTYNKKEIR from the coding sequence AACCATTCGTGAGCAAGAAAAGAATGAAACCGAAATCGCCTATAAAGAATCTGTACGTTCTTTTGAAGAAATTGCAACAAAGCTATATGATTTGCTGAAAAAGAAAGAAAATTTACTAGAATATCAGCAACAACGTTTAGTTATAGGTTCATCGATAGAGGAAATTCATCATTATGCCCGCTTTATAGACAGCCTTGAAAAGACAATAGCTGAAGTGCAGCAAAAGGTTGTACAAGCACGTGCGAAAATGAACTGGCACGAAGAAAAATTATTAGAAAAAAACTTGGAAGTACGTAAATTTGAAAAAATGCGCGAAAAGGATTTTAGATTGTTCCAAAAAGAACAGGATCGTATTGAAGGTATTTTTTTAGATGAAATTTCATCACTCACGTACAACAAGAAAGAAATCAGGTGA
- a CDS encoding MotE family protein gives MKFHHSRTTRKKSGDFMAKNNRIVKELEEQQPTRKSGGFQKFFMWIVLPIMFVVAVLLIVATLMNTNVFDLSKKALGSLPFVESEEQLAKDAVVSNDSKLVGLQAEIQEKEAKITQLQKKLDSSTTEKEQLSTEKEQLLFEIEKLKREQDDVKRDFNEILTTFDKMSAKAAAPILIKMSDTEALRILSSLKPDKLAAILEKMDPQDAAKYTEMMSKQ, from the coding sequence ATGAAATTTCATCACTCACGTACAACAAGAAAGAAATCAGGTGATTTCATGGCAAAAAACAATCGAATTGTAAAAGAGTTAGAAGAGCAACAACCAACCCGGAAATCCGGCGGTTTTCAAAAGTTTTTCATGTGGATAGTGCTACCGATTATGTTTGTTGTAGCTGTTCTACTCATAGTAGCTACACTGATGAATACCAATGTCTTTGATTTAAGTAAAAAAGCACTAGGAAGCTTGCCTTTTGTTGAATCAGAAGAACAACTAGCGAAAGATGCTGTTGTTAGTAACGATTCAAAGCTAGTTGGCTTACAGGCTGAAATCCAAGAAAAAGAAGCTAAAATTACACAGTTGCAAAAGAAATTGGATTCGTCGACGACTGAAAAAGAACAGCTTTCGACGGAGAAAGAACAATTACTCTTTGAAATTGAAAAATTGAAAAGAGAGCAAGACGACGTTAAACGAGATTTTAATGAGATTTTAACAACCTTTGATAAAATGTCTGCTAAAGCAGCGGCACCAATCCTCATTAAAATGAGTGATACTGAAGCACTTCGTATTTTATCGAGCTTAAAACCAGATAAATTAGCAGCAATCTTAGAGAAGATGGATCCACAAGATGCTGCAAAATATACAGAAATGATGTCGAAACAATAA
- a CDS encoding flagellar hook-length control protein FliK — translation MNIAMMQMMSSKVATPKNAPTSSTAVNTNEVTSKDSSSKFGSVFGQVIASTNQSQQTSQSTGTKGETGLEELATVLNAESIEELLNLLDIPHDDGLLMLQVGEDGKAVAIDEMLNLDDLMAALNIDAEQLQKLVQQLLGEEQQASDLWELLSLVDAQAPLLQTQIVSVLQGEEEVTPKEVTQLLQVLKLAELVGQKTDLTASQENLLSNSKNFLTTMQTQVETIQTALQVTTKTTTTLPLQGFQQVIQQVQVTKQTDTSANEMVTSNTVQTKADTYQVTLPAAKPAQSEALLKEMQAIINKAQISNAQGITRLTLKLYPENLGTIRIELVQNDGVLTARLLASTAHGRELLDSQAHQLKQAFVQQNIQVDRLDIAQSLQDADRQQRDQSFFNNFFKQQQEEEQEQKNDDNDDSKSFSDYLVNEEV, via the coding sequence ATGAATATTGCAATGATGCAAATGATGTCTTCTAAAGTAGCTACACCTAAAAATGCACCAACAAGTAGTACTGCCGTTAACACAAATGAAGTGACATCCAAAGATAGTTCATCTAAATTTGGATCAGTGTTCGGACAAGTTATTGCCTCTACCAATCAATCTCAGCAGACATCACAATCCACTGGGACAAAAGGGGAGACGGGGCTAGAAGAGTTAGCGACTGTATTGAATGCGGAATCAATCGAGGAACTATTAAATCTATTGGATATTCCACACGATGACGGCTTGTTGATGCTTCAAGTTGGAGAAGATGGCAAAGCAGTTGCTATCGATGAAATGTTAAATCTTGATGATTTAATGGCTGCGTTGAATATTGATGCAGAGCAATTGCAAAAATTGGTACAACAGCTGTTAGGCGAGGAACAGCAAGCAAGTGATTTATGGGAACTGCTTTCATTAGTAGATGCTCAAGCACCGTTGCTTCAAACTCAGATAGTATCTGTTTTACAAGGTGAAGAAGAAGTAACACCAAAAGAAGTAACGCAGTTATTACAGGTATTAAAGCTAGCTGAATTAGTTGGACAAAAAACCGATTTAACGGCGTCACAAGAAAACTTGTTATCAAATAGCAAAAACTTTTTAACAACGATGCAAACGCAGGTTGAAACAATTCAAACTGCACTGCAAGTAACAACAAAAACAACAACTACACTTCCGTTACAGGGCTTCCAACAAGTTATTCAACAGGTGCAGGTAACAAAACAAACGGATACAAGTGCTAACGAAATGGTTACATCAAATACTGTACAAACAAAGGCAGACACATATCAAGTCACTTTGCCAGCAGCAAAACCAGCACAGTCTGAGGCATTACTTAAAGAGATGCAAGCGATTATCAACAAAGCCCAAATTTCGAATGCACAAGGTATTACTCGTTTAACATTGAAATTATATCCAGAAAATCTGGGAACAATTCGTATCGAGCTTGTACAAAATGATGGTGTCTTGACAGCACGCCTTCTTGCTTCTACTGCGCATGGACGTGAACTACTTGATAGCCAAGCACATCAATTAAAGCAAGCCTTTGTCCAGCAGAACATTCAAGTCGATAGGCTTGATATTGCTCAGTCATTGCAGGATGCTGATCGTCAACAACGTGATCAAAGTTTCTTTAATAACTTCTTTAAGCAACAGCAAGAAGAAGAGCAAGAGCAAAAAAACGACGATAACGATGATAGCAAATCCTTCAGTGATTATCTAGTAAATGAGGAGGTGTAA
- the flgD gene encoding flagellar hook assembly protein FlgD: protein MAEETKISNDLYYSSYKPPTRQTGNSELGKDAFLQLLITQLQHQDPTNPMDDRDFIAQMAQFSSLEQMQNMTKAIQSLLLSQQQTQLMNYTTFVGKEVKWHEITEELDENKKPIVKEGTGIIQSLKFVDGEAVFVLADGKEINPGNISAILSNAETSTDGSNSSTESPLVQASQLIGKNVTYNDGEQELQGRIVSVTSKDGVIYYVLDNDKKLTGKEFSVISE from the coding sequence ATGGCAGAAGAAACAAAAATTTCTAATGACCTTTACTACTCAAGCTATAAGCCACCTACAAGACAAACAGGAAATAGTGAGCTTGGTAAAGACGCATTTTTACAATTATTAATTACCCAATTACAACATCAGGATCCAACGAATCCAATGGATGATCGTGATTTTATTGCTCAAATGGCGCAGTTCTCTTCTCTAGAGCAAATGCAAAATATGACCAAGGCAATTCAATCCTTACTGCTTTCTCAACAACAAACACAGCTTATGAACTATACAACATTTGTTGGAAAAGAAGTGAAATGGCATGAAATTACCGAAGAATTAGATGAAAATAAAAAGCCAATTGTAAAAGAAGGTACAGGCATTATACAATCCTTAAAGTTTGTTGATGGTGAAGCAGTGTTTGTTTTAGCGGATGGCAAGGAGATAAACCCTGGTAATATATCAGCGATTTTAAGTAATGCTGAAACAAGCACAGATGGCAGCAACTCATCGACCGAATCACCACTTGTACAAGCAAGTCAGCTGATTGGTAAAAATGTAACTTATAATGATGGCGAACAAGAGCTACAAGGACGGATTGTCTCTGTGACAAGTAAAGATGGTGTTATTTACTACGTGTTAGACAATGACAAAAAACTAACAGGAAAAGAATTTTCAGTAATTAGCGAATAG
- a CDS encoding TIGR02530 family flagellar biosynthesis protein, whose amino-acid sequence MDKFSIHRVPLHPTIRQTQHTPIRSQQSFSAHLQEATEQQELKVSKHAHERIIERNIAITEQEWQVVSDKVFEAHSKGVKQPLVLMDQAALIVSAKNATVITAMDRTEAKQQLFTNIDGTIVL is encoded by the coding sequence ATGGATAAGTTTTCAATTCATCGTGTACCATTGCATCCAACTATTCGCCAAACGCAACATACGCCTATTAGGTCACAGCAATCATTTAGTGCTCATTTACAGGAGGCTACCGAGCAACAGGAGCTAAAGGTAAGCAAGCATGCGCATGAACGCATAATCGAGCGTAATATTGCGATTACTGAGCAAGAATGGCAAGTTGTTTCTGACAAAGTATTTGAGGCGCACTCAAAAGGTGTCAAACAACCATTAGTCTTGATGGATCAAGCAGCTCTAATTGTCAGCGCAAAAAATGCAACTGTCATTACAGCAATGGATCGCACGGAAGCAAAACAACAACTGTTTACAAATATTGATGGCACGATTGTGCTTTAA